The sequence CCAGAAAGGGCCGAGCTTGGCCAGGTAGTCCGGATAGGGCTGGTTCTGTTGCAGCACCGTCCCGATCACCGAGGCCAGCGCCAGGGCGACCAGCAGGATGATCGCCAGGTTCATGGAGCCGAGGAACTCCAGCAGGATGCGCCGCCGGGTCAGCCGGACATGGGACGCCCGGGATCTTGCCGGGAGGATGGCGCTCATTCCGAGTGCGCCTCGTGATGGTCGTGGCCGCCGCCGTCAGCGAGGTGCAGTATCGGTACTGTCAGTGTCCAGAGCGCGAACACCAGAAGCAGGGCACCAAGAACGCGCCGTGGCCGGGTGCCCGTGAGCCAGCGGCGAAGCGTCTGGCCGAAGACGGTCAACCCGGTCATGGCGGGCATGGTGCCAAGGCCGAAGGCCAGCATCATGCCACCCCCGATCAGCGGATCACCGGATACCGCTGCCGCCAGCAGGACGGTATAGACCAGTCCGCAAGGAAGCCAGCCCCAGAGTGCGCCAAGGGCGAGAGCACCGCCCATGGAGCGCACTGGCAGCAGACGCCGCGCGATGGGACCCAGCACGCGCCAGATTCTTCCGCCGACAACCTCGATGCGGCGCAGGCCGGACCAGTCCAGCAGCAGGTGGGCAGCCACCGCGAGCAGGATCAGACCGGTTGCGATTCGAAGCGCGGCACCCCACTCCGGCCGGGACAGACTGAACCCCAGCAGCCCCACCAATGATGCGAACAGCACACCCATGAGCGTGTAACTGCCGACGCGGCCGAGGTTGTAAGACGTTGCATACAGCAGGCGTGTGCCGGTGCGCTCGGTGCTGGTGGCGGCGCCCAGGCTACCGGCGATGCCGCCGCACATGCCGAGGCAGTGGGTGCTGCCGGCAAGCCCGATGACAAGCGCCGCGACCAGTGTCAGTTCCGTGGTCATTGCTGCTCGTCTTGATCCTTCGCCCTGGATTTGCGCTGCCGTTTCCGGTCGGTTTCCTCGTCTAGCAGGATCGAGTAGGCCGGTGAGTCAAGATCGTCGTACTGTCCGCTGCGCACCGCCCAGAAGAAGAACCAGATTCCCACGCCCAGCAGAATCAGGCTGATGGGGATGGACACGTAAATGATGTTCATGCGCTGGACCCTCCCTGCAGAAGTTCGGGCGCCATCGACCGGGTGATGCCCCGGCGCTGACGGCGGGCCAGTCGTCGTGCGTTCAGCACCACGACCAGGGAACTGAGCGTCATGCCGATGGCGGCGAGCCAGGGCGGCACGAACCC is a genomic window of Natronocella acetinitrilica containing:
- a CDS encoding sulfite exporter TauE/SafE family protein, which encodes MTTELTLVAALVIGLAGSTHCLGMCGGIAGSLGAATSTERTGTRLLYATSYNLGRVGSYTLMGVLFASLVGLLGFSLSRPEWGAALRIATGLILLAVAAHLLLDWSGLRRIEVVGGRIWRVLGPIARRLLPVRSMGGALALGALWGWLPCGLVYTVLLAAAVSGDPLIGGGMMLAFGLGTMPAMTGLTVFGQTLRRWLTGTRPRRVLGALLLVFALWTLTVPILHLADGGGHDHHEAHSE
- the ccoS gene encoding cbb3-type cytochrome oxidase assembly protein CcoS, encoding MNIIYVSIPISLILLGVGIWFFFWAVRSGQYDDLDSPAYSILLDEETDRKRQRKSRAKDQDEQQ